In one Micromonospora polyrhachis genomic region, the following are encoded:
- a CDS encoding TetR/AcrR family transcriptional regulator, with the protein MKELRVNQPRQARSRATMERILSAVEQLLAEKPFDQITIAEISARSSSAPTAVYARFSDKMAVLLAVHERFRERTVSKIFAAIEDPDRKSLPFDEFLFYVAREMVTLYRDNRRLLRSVLLADNAVMYAHAAELATSLSIAIAGRMAPCVTEEQRPRAERDLDFAIRTALALVQQELIFGAQRTTRFDYSAEEVLERVIQLLMGALEPYLAAGTAAPQR; encoded by the coding sequence GTTGCGGGTCAACCAGCCCCGTCAGGCGCGCAGCCGCGCCACGATGGAGCGCATCCTGTCTGCCGTCGAGCAACTGTTGGCCGAAAAGCCCTTCGACCAGATCACCATTGCCGAGATCTCCGCGCGGTCGTCGAGCGCGCCCACCGCCGTCTACGCACGCTTCTCCGACAAGATGGCCGTGCTGCTGGCTGTCCACGAGCGGTTCCGGGAGCGGACGGTCAGCAAGATCTTTGCCGCGATCGAGGACCCGGACCGGAAGAGCCTGCCGTTTGACGAGTTCCTGTTCTACGTGGCCAGGGAGATGGTCACGCTCTACCGGGACAACCGTCGACTGCTACGCAGTGTGCTGCTCGCCGACAACGCCGTGATGTACGCCCACGCGGCCGAGTTGGCGACCTCGTTGTCCATCGCGATCGCCGGACGGATGGCACCCTGCGTCACCGAGGAACAACGTCCCCGTGCCGAGCGCGACCTCGACTTCGCGATCCGTACGGCACTGGCCCTGGTGCAGCAGGAACTCATCTTCGGCGCGCAGCGGACCACCCGGTTCGACTACTCGGCAGAGGAGGTGCTGGAGCGCGTCATCCAGCTTCTGATGGGCGCCCTCGAACCCTATCTGGCAGCGGGGACGGCCGCACCGCAACGGTGA
- a CDS encoding MFS transporter yields the protein MSTELSSPPQESPKRPADAPRSPSVPGLFTGRFRALTVGAVALVSLSAFEALAVATAMPSVARALDGLALYALAFGGPFASGVLGMVVSGIWSDARGPSAPIRHGVFWFVVGLLIAGSAQSMGLIVLGRAVQGFGSALFSVALYVMVAHAYPEELHRRIFAAFAAAWVVPSLVGPAIAGLIVQYVGWRWVFLAVPLLAVPALALIQPALRRLDGATTNRPVAPGSARRIGWAFGAAASAALLHYGGQQRGPLAVALLAAALVGLGVCVPRLLPAGFLRIRRGLPTVIAIRGLASAAFVGAEVFIPLLLSRERGLSPAAAGFALMAGALSWSAGSAAQSRLQEPRLRAALPRVGMLLIALGIGFVATAVWHSVPVLVGVLAWGVAGLGMGLVFPTLSVLTLELSAPGEQGRNSSALQLGDSLFSATVLALSGALLAATAVPGPSTYLAGFAVAAVLALSGAAISGRVRPGTGA from the coding sequence GTGTCGACCGAACTGTCGTCGCCGCCGCAGGAGTCACCGAAGCGGCCGGCCGACGCCCCACGATCCCCGTCAGTGCCGGGACTCTTCACCGGCCGGTTCCGTGCACTGACGGTGGGTGCCGTGGCGCTGGTCTCGCTGTCGGCGTTCGAGGCGCTCGCCGTGGCGACCGCGATGCCGAGTGTGGCCCGCGCCCTGGACGGACTGGCGTTGTACGCCCTCGCCTTCGGTGGGCCCTTCGCGTCGGGCGTACTCGGCATGGTCGTCTCGGGCATCTGGAGCGACGCCCGGGGCCCGAGTGCGCCAATCCGACATGGCGTCTTCTGGTTCGTGGTCGGCCTGCTGATCGCCGGCAGTGCGCAGAGCATGGGACTGATCGTGCTCGGTCGTGCCGTACAGGGCTTCGGTTCGGCTCTGTTCTCCGTGGCGCTGTACGTCATGGTCGCGCACGCGTACCCGGAGGAGTTGCACCGACGCATCTTCGCGGCCTTCGCGGCGGCCTGGGTGGTGCCGTCGTTGGTCGGCCCGGCTATCGCCGGCCTGATCGTCCAGTACGTCGGTTGGCGCTGGGTGTTCCTGGCGGTGCCGCTCCTGGCGGTGCCCGCACTGGCGCTGATCCAGCCTGCGCTGCGGCGACTCGACGGGGCGACCACCAACAGGCCGGTGGCTCCCGGTTCGGCCCGACGCATCGGCTGGGCGTTCGGGGCGGCGGCGAGTGCCGCGCTGTTGCACTACGGGGGGCAACAGCGCGGCCCGCTGGCCGTGGCCCTGCTCGCGGCGGCGCTCGTCGGGCTCGGTGTCTGCGTACCCCGGTTGCTGCCGGCCGGCTTCCTGCGGATCCGGCGCGGACTGCCGACGGTGATCGCCATACGTGGCCTCGCCTCGGCGGCGTTCGTCGGCGCGGAGGTCTTCATTCCGCTGTTGTTGTCCCGGGAACGCGGTCTCTCCCCGGCAGCGGCGGGCTTCGCCCTCATGGCGGGCGCACTGTCCTGGTCCGCCGGTTCGGCGGCACAGAGTCGGTTGCAAGAGCCGAGGCTACGTGCTGCCCTGCCTCGGGTCGGCATGCTACTTATCGCACTCGGGATCGGATTCGTGGCGACCGCCGTCTGGCATTCGGTGCCGGTTCTCGTCGGCGTCCTGGCCTGGGGCGTGGCGGGCCTGGGAATGGGCCTGGTCTTTCCCACCCTCTCCGTCCTGACGCTCGAACTGTCCGCCCCTGGCGAGCAGGGCCGTAACAGTTCCGCACTGCAGTTGGGGGACTCGCTCTTCTCCGCCACGGTCCTCGCGCTCAGCGGGGCGCTGCTCGCCGCGACGGCGGTGCCGGGTCCGTCGACCTATCTCGCCGGGTTCGCGGTTGCCGCCGTACTCGCGCTGTCCGGAGCGGCGATCTCGGGACGGGTCCGTCCGGGCACCGGCGCGTAG
- a CDS encoding TetR/AcrR family transcriptional regulator: MARAGLTPARVVAEAAQLADEGGLDRLTLAAVAQRLGVALPSLYKHVRGLDDLHRLLAIRALDELSDHLSEATVGRSGSIALQHLASAYRTYASNHPGSYAATLRSAASSDDTAYLAASDRAVRIVYAVLAGYGLTADQLVDATRSLRSALHGFVSLEAAGGFGLPQDVDRSYERLISVLDQAFAAWPQAQRD, translated from the coding sequence GTGGCTAGGGCCGGCCTGACGCCCGCGCGGGTCGTCGCCGAAGCCGCCCAGCTCGCCGACGAGGGCGGCCTCGACCGGCTCACCCTGGCCGCTGTCGCCCAACGGCTCGGGGTGGCGTTACCCAGCCTCTACAAGCACGTCCGGGGTCTCGACGACCTGCACCGTCTGCTCGCCATTCGGGCCCTCGACGAGCTGTCCGATCATCTCAGCGAGGCGACGGTGGGGCGATCCGGGTCGATCGCGTTGCAACACCTGGCCAGCGCCTACCGGACCTACGCCAGCAACCATCCGGGTAGCTACGCGGCCACCCTCCGATCGGCGGCATCCAGCGACGACACCGCGTACCTCGCCGCCAGTGACCGGGCGGTCCGGATCGTCTACGCCGTTCTCGCCGGATACGGCCTCACCGCCGACCAACTGGTGGACGCCACCCGGTCGCTGCGCAGCGCCCTGCACGGCTTCGTCTCGCTGGAGGCGGCCGGTGGCTTCGGACTGCCCCAGGACGTCGACCGCTCGTACGAGCGGTTGATCTCCGTACTCGACCAGGCGTTCGCCGCCTGGCCGCAGGCGCAGCGGGACTGA
- a CDS encoding alpha/beta fold hydrolase: protein MTTSYLMRDDGRIAYEVHGEGPLVVAVPGMGDLRSAYRFTVPALVEAGYRVATMDLRGHGDSDDGFSRYDDVAVGSDVLALIEHLGGRAFVIGQSMGAGASVWAAAEDPAKVAGLALMGPFVRDPQSNPLMPLLLRLLLLKPWGPAAWQTYYRKLYPGRPPADQAAHLARIRESMRRGDHWRSFIKITRTSHRPAEERLGQVIAPTLVVMGEKDSDFPDPTAEARFVAERLNGELLMVPHSGHYPMAEYPEVVNPVLVSFLNKVYDRG, encoded by the coding sequence ATGACAACTAGCTATTTGATGCGGGACGACGGACGGATCGCCTACGAGGTGCACGGCGAGGGCCCGCTCGTGGTGGCCGTGCCCGGCATGGGTGATCTACGTTCGGCCTACCGGTTCACCGTCCCCGCCCTGGTCGAGGCGGGCTACCGCGTGGCAACCATGGACCTGCGCGGACACGGCGACAGCGACGACGGCTTCAGCCGCTACGACGACGTGGCCGTGGGCAGCGACGTGCTGGCACTGATCGAACACCTCGGCGGTCGGGCATTTGTCATCGGACAGTCGATGGGAGCCGGTGCCTCGGTCTGGGCCGCCGCGGAGGACCCGGCCAAGGTCGCCGGTCTCGCGCTGATGGGGCCGTTCGTCCGCGACCCACAGAGCAACCCGCTGATGCCCCTCCTGCTCCGGCTGCTACTCCTCAAGCCCTGGGGGCCCGCCGCCTGGCAGACCTACTACCGCAAGCTCTACCCCGGTCGCCCGCCCGCCGACCAGGCAGCACATCTGGCCCGCATTCGGGAGAGCATGCGTCGGGGTGACCACTGGCGCTCGTTCATCAAGATCACGCGGACCAGCCACCGGCCGGCTGAGGAGCGGCTGGGTCAGGTCATCGCGCCCACGCTGGTGGTGATGGGTGAGAAGGACAGCGACTTCCCCGACCCGACGGCCGAGGCACGATTCGTCGCCGAACGTCTCAACGGCGAACTGCTCATGGTGCCCCACTCCGGTCACTACCCGATGGCGGAATATCCCGAGGTGGTCAACCCGGTGCTGGTCTCCTTCCTCAACAAGGTCTACGACCGTGGCTAG
- a CDS encoding YbaK/EbsC family protein, whose translation MGTLRAEPARTRPDLLAPPVVALLGGWPADTPVQVDEVLVAPIDAELADTAAFCAAYDVGLDAAANCVVVSGKRDGVPRYAACVVLATTRVDVNGVARRQLDVRKASFAPMVEAVELTGMEYGGITPIGLPEQWPILVDSRVVDVPYVIVGSGVRRSKVVIPGRALAALPSAQVIEGLAKSAASA comes from the coding sequence ATCGGAACCCTGCGCGCCGAACCCGCCCGCACCCGCCCCGACCTGCTAGCCCCACCCGTGGTCGCCCTACTCGGGGGCTGGCCGGCCGACACCCCGGTGCAGGTCGATGAGGTGCTGGTCGCCCCGATCGACGCCGAACTCGCCGACACGGCGGCCTTCTGTGCGGCGTACGACGTCGGGCTCGACGCTGCCGCCAACTGTGTCGTGGTCTCCGGCAAGCGAGACGGGGTGCCCCGGTACGCCGCCTGCGTCGTGCTGGCCACCACCCGGGTCGACGTGAACGGGGTGGCGCGCCGGCAGCTCGACGTACGCAAGGCGAGCTTCGCGCCGATGGTTGAGGCGGTGGAACTGACCGGGATGGAGTACGGCGGAATCACCCCGATCGGGCTGCCCGAACAGTGGCCGATCCTGGTCGACTCGCGAGTGGTCGACGTGCCGTACGTGATCGTCGGTTCCGGGGTGCGGCGCAGCAAGGTCGTCATACCTGGACGGGCCCTGGCCGCACTGCCGAGCGCCCAGGTGATCGAAGGGTTGGCGAAGTCGGCTGCCTCGGCCTGA
- a CDS encoding DsbA family oxidoreductase — translation MEIEVYADVVCPWCYIGKHRLERALESFEGDVTVGFRPFQLDPSPVPEPRPLVESLAEKFGGAEKAEQMLAHTTGVAARDGLELRFDRAVTANTFDAHRLVRLADSRGYAAETVEGLYRAYFTDGVDIGSRDALATIGAGVGLDETEVRQFLDSTDGEPEVRTALATARELGVTSVPTFVLAGKYAVTGAQEPDVLRAALAEVAQREANSNA, via the coding sequence ATGGAGATTGAGGTCTACGCCGACGTGGTCTGCCCGTGGTGCTACATCGGAAAGCACCGGTTGGAGCGCGCCCTTGAATCCTTCGAGGGTGACGTGACGGTCGGGTTCCGGCCATTCCAGCTTGACCCGTCACCGGTCCCCGAGCCTCGACCGCTGGTCGAGTCGCTCGCCGAGAAGTTCGGTGGCGCCGAGAAGGCCGAGCAGATGCTTGCTCACACCACCGGCGTCGCCGCCAGGGATGGCCTGGAACTACGGTTCGACCGGGCGGTGACGGCGAACACCTTCGACGCCCACCGGCTTGTGCGGTTGGCCGACTCGCGTGGTTACGCGGCCGAGACCGTCGAAGGGCTCTATCGCGCCTACTTCACCGACGGTGTGGACATCGGATCACGGGACGCACTCGCCACCATCGGCGCCGGGGTCGGCCTCGACGAAACCGAGGTACGCCAGTTCCTCGACTCCACCGACGGGGAGCCCGAGGTACGCACGGCGCTGGCCACCGCCCGCGAGTTGGGCGTGACGAGCGTGCCGACCTTCGTCCTCGCCGGGAAGTACGCCGTCACCGGCGCGCAGGAGCCGGACGTGTTGCGCGCCGCACTTGCCGAGGTGGCCCAGCGGGAGGCGAACAGCAACGCATAG
- a CDS encoding SufE family protein, translated as MPPKLAEIVEEFASAPRDVVLEMLLEFADSVPPLPAALADRAGMEQVPECQTVFFLRAEVAPDRTVTTWFDCPPEAPTTRAFAGILAEGLAGASADEVLAVPDDLYQRMGLAEAISPLRVRGGTAILARLKRQVREQIA; from the coding sequence ATGCCACCGAAACTCGCCGAGATCGTCGAGGAGTTCGCGTCCGCTCCGCGAGACGTCGTACTGGAGATGTTGCTGGAATTCGCCGACAGCGTCCCGCCGCTGCCCGCCGCCCTGGCCGACCGGGCCGGAATGGAGCAGGTGCCGGAGTGCCAGACGGTGTTCTTCCTGCGGGCCGAGGTGGCGCCGGACCGTACGGTCACCACCTGGTTCGACTGCCCGCCCGAGGCACCCACCACCCGGGCGTTCGCTGGCATTCTGGCCGAAGGGCTGGCGGGCGCGAGCGCCGACGAGGTGCTGGCCGTACCCGACGATCTTTACCAGCGGATGGGCCTCGCCGAGGCGATCAGCCCGCTGCGGGTACGCGGTGGCACCGCCATTCTGGCCCGACTCAAGCGCCAGGTACGGGAACAGATCGCCTGA
- a CDS encoding dTDP-4-dehydrorhamnose 3,5-epimerase family protein yields MKATELSISGAWEFLPQQFPDDRGNFAVWYDAAAFADALGFELTVAQTNHSVSRRGVVRGVHWADVPIGQGKYVYCPQGALLDFIVDLRVGSPTFGQHEVVRLDPVDFRAVYLSEGLGHAFVALEDDTVMSYLCSARYAPTRERIVNALDEDLALPIPSDTTPILSERDANGPGLIELRDAGLLPSYDDCQQLYQLLRNGQRPQLDG; encoded by the coding sequence GTGAAGGCCACGGAACTGTCGATCTCCGGCGCATGGGAGTTTCTTCCGCAGCAGTTTCCCGACGATCGCGGCAACTTCGCCGTCTGGTACGACGCTGCCGCCTTCGCCGACGCCCTCGGCTTCGAGTTGACTGTCGCGCAGACCAACCACAGCGTCTCCCGGCGGGGTGTGGTCCGGGGCGTGCACTGGGCGGACGTGCCCATCGGGCAGGGCAAGTACGTCTACTGCCCGCAGGGTGCGCTGCTGGACTTCATCGTCGACCTGCGGGTCGGTTCACCGACGTTCGGGCAGCACGAGGTCGTACGGCTGGACCCCGTCGACTTCCGGGCGGTCTATCTGTCGGAGGGCCTGGGCCACGCCTTCGTCGCACTCGAAGACGACACGGTGATGAGCTATCTCTGCTCGGCCCGCTACGCGCCCACCCGGGAGCGGATCGTCAACGCCCTCGACGAGGACCTGGCGCTGCCGATTCCTTCCGACACCACACCGATCCTCTCCGAGCGCGACGCCAACGGGCCGGGGCTGATCGAACTGCGGGACGCGGGGCTGCTGCCGTCGTATGACGACTGCCAGCAGCTCTACCAGTTGCTGCGCAACGGTCAGCGGCCCCAACTGGACGGCTGA
- a CDS encoding SGNH/GDSL hydrolase family protein, producing the protein MRWRSFVAVGDSFTEGMNDAYPDGTYRGWADLVATRLAVEAGPEFGYANLAIRGRLFPNVVAEQVPAALAMRPDLISFAAGGNDVLRRNFDANTLVERFDGVIGELRATGADVLIFRFADVMARLPGQRLVAPRVTLLNRMVGETAERHGAMLVDLYADDEFLNPVLWSADRLHLSPAGHRRVAAHVLSALGLAPDEQWLVVPPRPAPTPWLAARGADLRWAGQHLAPWIKRRMTGRSSGDTVTAKRPVLTPFTD; encoded by the coding sequence GTGCGCTGGCGCAGCTTCGTGGCGGTCGGGGACAGCTTCACCGAGGGAATGAACGACGCGTACCCGGACGGCACCTATCGAGGGTGGGCAGACCTGGTCGCGACGCGGCTGGCCGTCGAGGCCGGACCGGAGTTCGGGTACGCCAACCTCGCCATCCGGGGGCGGCTCTTTCCCAACGTCGTGGCCGAGCAGGTGCCGGCCGCGCTGGCCATGCGCCCCGACCTGATCAGTTTCGCCGCCGGCGGCAACGACGTGTTGCGCCGCAACTTCGACGCGAACACGCTGGTCGAGCGTTTCGACGGGGTGATCGGTGAGCTGCGGGCGACCGGTGCCGACGTACTGATCTTCCGGTTCGCCGACGTGATGGCGCGGCTGCCCGGCCAGCGGCTGGTCGCCCCCCGCGTCACGCTGTTGAACCGGATGGTGGGCGAAACTGCCGAGCGGCACGGCGCGATGCTGGTGGACCTGTACGCCGACGACGAGTTCCTCAATCCGGTGCTGTGGAGTGCGGACCGGTTGCACCTGTCGCCCGCCGGGCACCGGCGGGTCGCCGCGCACGTGTTGAGTGCGTTGGGGCTGGCGCCGGACGAGCAGTGGCTGGTCGTACCGCCCCGGCCCGCGCCGACGCCGTGGCTGGCGGCACGCGGTGCCGACCTGCGGTGGGCTGGGCAGCACCTGGCACCGTGGATCAAGCGGCGGATGACCGGCCGGTCCTCCGGCGACACGGTGACCGCCAAGCGGCCGGTGCTGACCCCGTTCACCGACTGA
- a CDS encoding sulfurtransferase, producing MAVPNDPAPDLQAYADPQRLVTTEWLAANLDTDGLVVVESDEDVLLYDTGHIPGAVKVDWHLELNDQVTRDYLHPTDFAELCSAKGIDPDDTIVFYGDNFNWWATYAFWVFSLFGHADLRLLDGGRQKWVAEGRELTRDRPTRPRTDYPVPDRDDAPIRAFRDQVMAHIAAGRPLVDVRSPAEYTGDMLHMPDYPQEGALRGGHVPGAVNVPWKSAANPDGTFKRPDELRVIYADEQGLTPADDVIAYCRIGERSSHTWFVLHHLLGYPQVRNYDGSWTEWGNLVRAPVVRGDQPGGLPR from the coding sequence ATGGCAGTGCCGAACGATCCCGCGCCCGACCTACAGGCGTACGCCGATCCGCAGCGGCTGGTGACCACCGAATGGCTCGCCGCCAACCTCGACACGGACGGCCTGGTCGTCGTGGAGTCGGACGAGGACGTGTTGCTCTACGACACCGGGCACATCCCCGGCGCGGTCAAGGTCGACTGGCATCTCGAACTCAACGACCAGGTGACCCGGGACTACCTACACCCGACGGACTTCGCCGAGCTGTGCTCCGCCAAGGGCATCGACCCGGACGACACGATCGTCTTCTACGGCGACAACTTCAACTGGTGGGCAACGTACGCGTTCTGGGTCTTCTCCCTCTTCGGCCACGCGGACCTGCGGCTGCTCGACGGTGGCCGGCAGAAGTGGGTGGCCGAGGGGCGGGAGTTGACCCGGGACCGGCCCACCCGACCCCGGACCGACTACCCGGTCCCGGACCGTGACGACGCGCCGATCCGGGCCTTTCGCGACCAGGTGATGGCGCACATCGCGGCCGGCCGTCCGCTGGTGGACGTCCGGTCCCCCGCCGAGTACACCGGCGACATGCTGCACATGCCGGACTATCCGCAGGAGGGCGCACTACGTGGCGGTCATGTGCCGGGTGCGGTGAACGTGCCGTGGAAGTCGGCCGCCAACCCCGACGGTACGTTCAAGCGCCCCGACGAACTACGCGTGATCTACGCCGACGAGCAGGGGCTGACCCCCGCCGACGACGTGATCGCCTACTGCCGGATCGGCGAGCGGTCCAGCCACACCTGGTTCGTCCTGCACCACCTGCTCGGCTATCCGCAGGTACGTAACTACGACGGATCCTGGACCGAGTGGGGCAACCTGGTCCGCGCCCCGGTGGTGCGGGGCGACCAGCCCGGCGGGCTGCCCCGATGA
- a CDS encoding VanZ family protein, translating into MVQVWRDWGGVVLVSLAGLPLAALIAFLLVRRRIARSMPVRQAWWRSVAEVGMVVGTLPWVWMILTPLDAPRLVHLIPLRDLYLQVTTTSPTFVAVQAGGNLLVFAALGFFAPIRFPALAGVGRLLALGAAGSIVVETLQFTLDIGRVTSVDDVLINAVGAALAGLLSRPWWASGAPVPASVAPVRAEAG; encoded by the coding sequence ATGGTTCAGGTGTGGCGGGACTGGGGTGGCGTCGTACTGGTTTCGTTGGCCGGTCTGCCGCTGGCGGCCCTGATCGCCTTCCTGCTGGTCCGGCGGCGCATCGCCCGCTCGATGCCGGTACGGCAGGCGTGGTGGCGCAGCGTCGCCGAGGTGGGCATGGTGGTCGGCACCCTGCCCTGGGTGTGGATGATCCTGACCCCGCTGGACGCGCCCCGCCTGGTACACCTGATCCCGTTGCGCGACCTGTACCTCCAGGTGACCACCACCTCGCCCACGTTCGTGGCGGTGCAGGCCGGCGGCAACCTGCTGGTCTTCGCCGCACTGGGTTTCTTTGCGCCGATCCGGTTTCCCGCCCTGGCCGGGGTGGGGCGTCTCCTCGCCCTCGGCGCCGCCGGGTCGATCGTGGTGGAGACCCTTCAGTTCACGCTCGACATCGGGCGGGTGACCTCTGTGGACGATGTGCTGATCAACGCCGTCGGAGCGGCGCTCGCCGGGCTGCTGTCCCGGCCGTGGTGGGCGTCGGGAGCGCCGGTTCCGGCCAGCGTCGCCCCCGTACGCGCTGAGGCGGGCTAG
- a CDS encoding MFS transporter produces the protein MTDTTAAVAPETGQSSGRLGGAFWRLWSAAVLSQLGDALRTPALALLAATLSRDPRTIAAVVVAGQLPPLLFGLIGGVYADRWDRRRTMALVDGLRALLVAGFAVLVATGQASIAVLAGCAFLLATLGTFFDASAFAMLPAVVPADRLALANGRLQAGTALARGFVGAPAAGVLFAIAAALPFAVDAVSFAVAALLALTLRPASPGLSKAAGRSPGSMAKPGSMAKPGGRSLWREAGDGLRWIRQEPTLRVITGLTAVTNLAISAMIAVLVLYALDVLGVTEAGYGVFMAAAVVGTLLGALGAGRLARRFGTLAGLRWVLAGQTLALAGLAFSRHPIPGAAALAVFSAGTAMWNALWAAYGQRNVPAELLGRVGSAQRTVGLLTAPVGAALGGFAAQAYGLPVVVYAATAVLALATLGSWRTLSRPVPPDQVG, from the coding sequence ATGACGGACACAACTGCGGCGGTAGCCCCGGAGACCGGGCAAAGCTCCGGTCGGCTCGGCGGTGCCTTCTGGCGACTCTGGTCGGCAGCGGTACTCTCCCAACTTGGGGATGCGCTGCGCACCCCGGCGCTCGCCCTACTCGCCGCCACGTTGAGCCGTGACCCCCGGACGATCGCGGCCGTGGTCGTCGCCGGTCAACTACCGCCGCTGCTGTTCGGTCTGATCGGCGGGGTGTACGCCGACCGGTGGGACCGTCGACGCACCATGGCGTTGGTGGACGGGCTGCGGGCGCTCCTGGTCGCCGGATTCGCGGTGCTGGTGGCCACCGGGCAGGCAAGCATCGCCGTACTCGCCGGATGTGCCTTCCTCCTGGCCACCCTCGGTACGTTCTTCGACGCCTCCGCCTTCGCGATGCTGCCCGCAGTGGTGCCCGCCGACCGGTTGGCGCTGGCGAACGGGCGGTTGCAGGCCGGTACGGCATTGGCCCGCGGGTTCGTCGGTGCACCCGCCGCCGGGGTGCTCTTCGCGATCGCCGCAGCGCTGCCGTTCGCCGTCGACGCGGTCTCCTTCGCCGTCGCCGCCCTGCTGGCCCTGACCCTGCGGCCCGCCTCACCGGGCCTCAGCAAAGCGGCGGGCCGGTCGCCCGGCAGCATGGCGAAGCCCGGCAGCATGGCGAAGCCCGGCGGGCGGAGTCTGTGGCGGGAAGCCGGCGACGGGCTGCGCTGGATTAGGCAGGAGCCCACGCTACGCGTGATCACCGGATTGACTGCGGTCACCAACCTCGCCATCAGCGCCATGATCGCGGTGCTGGTGCTGTACGCACTCGACGTACTCGGCGTCACCGAGGCGGGCTACGGCGTGTTCATGGCCGCCGCAGTCGTCGGCACGCTGCTCGGTGCACTCGGAGCCGGCCGGCTGGCCCGACGGTTCGGCACCCTCGCCGGGCTGCGCTGGGTGCTGGCTGGGCAGACCCTGGCGCTGGCCGGGCTCGCGTTCTCCCGTCACCCGATCCCGGGGGCTGCGGCGCTGGCCGTCTTCTCCGCCGGTACGGCAATGTGGAACGCGTTGTGGGCGGCGTACGGCCAACGCAACGTACCGGCCGAACTGCTCGGTCGGGTGGGCAGCGCGCAGCGGACCGTCGGCCTGCTCACCGCCCCGGTCGGCGCGGCGCTGGGCGGCTTCGCCGCGCAGGCGTACGGGCTGCCCGTGGTCGTCTACGCCGCAACCGCCGTCCTCGCCCTCGCCACCCTCGGATCGTGGCGGACGCTGAGCCGCCCCGTCCCGCCGGATCAGGTCGGGTAA